From the Nodularia sphaerocarpa UHCC 0038 genome, the window AGCAAAGATTAGTGTGGCGATCGCTTACTATGCTTTCAGGCAATTAAACAATTTTCAATCTGAAGACTAACTTTTGCAGATGATGCTCCTTGCCTAAGTCAAAAAATAGGTTAACCTTTTTTAGGCATAAATAGCCCATGATAAATTCCACCATATTTGGCTTAATCCACTAACGTCATCTATCCCAAGACGTAAAATAAACTTTTATTGTTTGAGACTCACAGAATAAAAAGCTAAAAGGCAAAACAATTTTTCAAGCCTGATTGAGCAAGTTTTTGCCTTTTGACTTCTACCTATTTGGGTTAAAAAGCTTAAGATGCGCCGATTTGTATTAGTAGTCTGCCCTGGGGAATATTCTGATTACTTATTTGGGGTTGATAAAGCGAGTGGCAAAATTTTGCGATCGCGTTGGCGATAACACCCGTGCTTTGAGAATTGCAGCCATTAAGAAGGCATAAGATAACACCCCAACCACCACCAATAGTAAAGCATTAATAGATCCTGTAGCGTTCCATAAAGCATGGAGTGCAGAAGCACTCAGATAACCAATAGAGAGAATTTGCCAGCTCATCCGGGGCTTGAGGACAGCTAACCCGATAAAATACCCCAGGTAGCCACTGTAAGCCATGTGTCCGGCGACAGAGCCTAAAATTCGCGGAATTAGCAACTGAAACCCCGCCAATTGCCCAGCAGCCCCTATGCCCACCTGTTGGGTAATTTGCGGCACATATTGCCCAAGAGTTTCCAACAGAGTGAAACCTATAGCCGAAGCTGTTCCCAGGAGAATACCATCTAAAGGTTCCCAAATGCCGATACGTTCCCGCCAAGGTGAAGGTAAGCCCCTACCCATGAAATACGCGCCGATTAACGGTAATGCCTTGAGTAATTCTTCCATCAACCCCGCACCAAAGAACATTCGTACCAGCAATTCGGTAAAGGTGGTAGGTTCTTGCGGCGAAGGTAAACTACCAGGTAAGATGACGCGAAAAACGAAGATAAATAAATCCAACAGGGGACTGAGTAAAATCAACGTTGTACTCAAGGCTACGCCCATTAGCACCCACCAAGGCTTCTGTTTACCGCAAAGTTGGTAAACAAAATAGTAAGCAGCTGATGCGATATAAGTTGCGACTATGACTTGATTCGCTTGGGAATTACCCACAGTAGCAAACATCAGCACGACAAATATCACAGTCAGTATTCCCGGTATCAGGTAAGCTTTGCGAGTTAAATCCTTACCAGTGGAAATAATCGGAAACAGTTGGGTGAAACTCACAGAATCCGGCTGTTTTAAATAGGTATGACCGTGATTTTTGGAAGCTGATGGTAGTGGTTTGACTTGTTTTGTCATCACCGTGGGCTGAGAAATCAAGTCATACTCAAAGATAAATTGCGGTCCATCAGAACCCAGAGAAATGCGATCGCCTGCGTGTAATTCCTGACATTCAGACAAACATTTTCCGTTTAAAAAAGTGCCATTGGCACTATTTAAATCACAAACTACCCAGCTAAATTTGCCATCAGTCGATGAAGAGAGGGGACGAACCACAGCATGACGGCGAGATACCATCCGATACATCATGGCATCCAAGACAACTTGGCAGGTGGGGTCGCGTCCAATGACTACCTCTTTACTGGTTAGCAGCGAATAGCGAGATTCTGTTCCAAAAGCTGCTACATTACCAGACACTAGCCGCAGAAATGCATTATGTCTTGTGTTTTTGCCTGTCATCTAGTTAGAGTGTCTTTCCAAACAAATTCATAAAAAATACTTTGGCAGTAGGACTTAATCTGAGCCACGCCAAGAGCAGCATTGCTAAATACACTATAGCTTTACTTACTGCGAAGAAATTTAAAATTTGCTGATTTTAAATTTAAAATTGCCTAGCTCATTAGTCACAAGCATTCTAGCTAAGAAAATTATTTTCTGTGCTTTGTTTGTCAATTATCTTAGTTAGACTCTATGGATGATATAGTCTGGACAATCCCATATACCAAAAATTATGATAAATTCGTAGTATATGCCACATTTAGTGGAGTTGAAAAGTTATAAAATTGTTAATTATTCGCCATGAGTTGTTTTTTACTAAAAATCTTTTCAAAATTCTAGACAAAGTTTTGTAGAGGCACAGCAGGCGTGTCACTTCCTGATTTAAGAGGTTGAATGCACAAGTTTAATTTATTATGAGCCTCGGCGACTAGAAGTCGCGGAACCACCCAGACAAAACCCACCTGCGCGGGTTAAAAACCTTAGAGGATATTTGTAAAGTATCAATTATTATGAGCCTCGGCGACTAGAAGTCGCAGCTACACAGACAAAACCCACCTACGTGGGTTGAAAATCCTTAGTTTCTCGTTAGTCCGCGCAGGCGAGACGACCTTTGTGTAGTAGCGAATTATATTCGCCCAAAGCTTTTAAAACATCCTCTTAATTGTTCATTAGTCCAGGTCGCTGGACTTCCCTACGGGAAGCCGCTACGCGTCCTGCCTGTGTAGTAGCGTATGCCCTTGGCGTAGCGTAGCCATATTATATTCGCCCAAAACTGTTAAAACATCCTCTAACCTGTTGTAGGGGGTGTTTTCAAAGTCTAAACCTAGGTTGGGTTAAGGGCGACGCAACCTGTACGAAGCAAACCAAATGTAGACACCGCCAGCAATACGTCCCTCTGGGCTACAAGCAGGATAGCCAGTGGAAGTCTTACCTTGCAAGAAATCAGCCGCAGCGAATAACTGTAAACCGTGACAAATTGCAGCAATCGGCTTATTTGCTTGGGCGAAATGACTAAGTAAGTAAGCATGAATAAACCAAACTATGTTACGAATCGTAAACAGGACTAAAACCCTTACTAATGACCAATGATTTACCCTGAGCGTAGCCGAAGGGCTAATGACCAATGACGACCCTAGCTAGTTAACTTTATTTACGCCGACCTACTGAAATATTCTAATTTATCAGCAGATGAAATTCTGCTATGGCTCTAGAAAAGTTCTTATTTTCATGTCCTGGACGACTGAGTTTAATCAAAGCAAATCGCTGTAAGGGCGTTAAACTTGCCCATTGTGGCAATGTGAGGCTAATACCCATTTCTTGAGCTTTTTCCTGGATACTACCTGGTATAGTGCCAGAATCCATCCATAAGGGATTAGGTTCGATGGGGAGTTTTGCGGCTGAGTTACCGGTGCGTTCTAAAATCAGATGCTGGAGGTAGTCTTGGTAAGCTTTAATTTCCGTTTCCGTCGTGCAAGGTAATTCTACTAAAGCTGCACGCTCATCTTCAGTCATTTGATGCCAATGAGATAATTTCAGCTTGATACCAGATGTATCTAATTTGTAGCGCACCTGCATAGGTATGCAGCGCAGTGAGTCTACAAAATCCGCTTCAAATTCAAAAAAATCTGCCATAATTTTAGAAGCTTGAATAAAATTGAGGTTCGCTCAGTCTGCCGTGGGTATGGAAAACATTACCCCAGAAATGGGAGTTGGTTTTCTAATTCCCGTCACAAAACCTAGCCCAAAAATGCACTTGTGTCCTCTCAGTCTATCTTTGTCTCATGAATTAGTGATGAGAATATGTTTTAAAATTCTTAGATTATACCAAAAACACCTCTCCAAACCTCTCCCTGAAGGGTCGGCTTTGAAACCTCCATTACCTACAAGGTAATGGGGGGTAGGCGGGTTATGTTTTTGAGTATTTGGTATTAGTAAATACTACTTTTCAAACATCCTTTTAATGCATACAACAAGTATAAATTTGAATAGGTTGGATATTAACTTAAATCTATATTCAAAGTTAAAACATGAATTATATAAAAACAGTATTTAATCATGGCTTAAAATTCTTAAATAATAGATTATCAAAGTTTGAGAAAATCATATATTTTGTTTTAATTGTATTGT encodes:
- a CDS encoding PrsW family glutamic-type intramembrane protease; the protein is MTGKNTRHNAFLRLVSGNVAAFGTESRYSLLTSKEVVIGRDPTCQVVLDAMMYRMVSRRHAVVRPLSSSTDGKFSWVVCDLNSANGTFLNGKCLSECQELHAGDRISLGSDGPQFIFEYDLISQPTVMTKQVKPLPSASKNHGHTYLKQPDSVSFTQLFPIISTGKDLTRKAYLIPGILTVIFVVLMFATVGNSQANQVIVATYIASAAYYFVYQLCGKQKPWWVLMGVALSTTLILLSPLLDLFIFVFRVILPGSLPSPQEPTTFTELLVRMFFGAGLMEELLKALPLIGAYFMGRGLPSPWRERIGIWEPLDGILLGTASAIGFTLLETLGQYVPQITQQVGIGAAGQLAGFQLLIPRILGSVAGHMAYSGYLGYFIGLAVLKPRMSWQILSIGYLSASALHALWNATGSINALLLVVVGVLSYAFLMAAILKARVLSPTRSQNFATRFINPK
- a CDS encoding nitrate reductase associated protein, which translates into the protein MADFFEFEADFVDSLRCIPMQVRYKLDTSGIKLKLSHWHQMTEDERAALVELPCTTETEIKAYQDYLQHLILERTGNSAAKLPIEPNPLWMDSGTIPGSIQEKAQEMGISLTLPQWASLTPLQRFALIKLSRPGHENKNFSRAIAEFHLLIN